One part of the Acidobacteriota bacterium genome encodes these proteins:
- a CDS encoding nucleotidyltransferase family protein — AIFGSYARGEQPKDSDVDVLVEFSEPVGFLFIHLADYLEEILGREVDLITPDAIKPNREKYIMQELIRV, encoded by the coding sequence GCCATATTTGGCTCTTATGCCAGAGGGGAACAGCCTAAGGATAGCGATGTAGATGTGCTGGTCGAATTCAGCGAGCCTGTTGGGTTTCTCTTCATTCACCTGGCAGATTATTTAGAGGAAATCTTGGGACGGGAAGTTGATTTGATAACTCCTGATGCTATTAAGCCTAACAGAGAAAAGTACATCATGCAG